Proteins encoded in a region of the Lucilia cuprina isolate Lc7/37 unplaced genomic scaffold, ASM2204524v1 Scaffold_8441, whole genome shotgun sequence genome:
- the LOC111679163 gene encoding clavesin-2, with product MSNENSVEAFNIRIGYYRPETMEIAKNELRETPEVKEAAIKELRELLHSCPDIYYRDDDDFLVIFLRACHFYPQSAFEKVIIV from the coding sequence ATGTCGAACGAGAACAGCGTAGAAGCGTTCAATATACGCATTGGTTATTATCGCCCTGAAACTATGGAAATTGCCAAAAATGAATTGCGTGAAACTCCCGAAGTTAAAGAGGCTGCCATTAAAGAATTGCGTGAATTATTACATTCCTGCCCCGATATTTACTACAGAGACGATGATGATTTCTTGGTTATTTTCCTAAGAGCATGCCACTTCTATCCTCAAAGTGCATTTGAAAAGgtaattattgtataa